The Candidatus Eremiobacteraceae bacterium DNA segment TGGCAACATGTGGTTCACCGAGGAGGTCGGCAATAAGGTCGGCAAGATCACGATGGGCGGCACGATCACCGAGTATCCGATCCCGACACCCAATTCGGTTCCGAAGAACCTGGTCGTCGGAACTGACGGAGCACTGTGGTTCCCAGAGCGCGACGGCGCTAAGATCGGGCGCATCACCACGTCCGGCACCATCACGGAATATCCCGTGCCGGCGACGATCTATCAGGATCTCCTACGACGCATCACCTCCACGCCCGACGGCTCGCTCTGGTTCGTGCAAGCCGAAGTGACAGCGCCCTACAACAGCGAGGTCGGCAAGATGGATACGACCGGCACCGTCATCGACCTCTGGTCGTTTCCGAACGGATTACCACAGGCCATCACCGTCGGACCCGACGGCAGTCCGTGGTTCACCGACAACGCGAACGACACGGTCGTGCGTCTCTGAAGCCAGACGTCAGTCCGTAGCGATCACATCCTGGCAAGAATCGCCCTGCCGCCCAGCGTTGCAGGGCATTTTCGCGTGCTCAGGCAGCAGAACTCGCTAAGTATTCATGGCGTGCTGCGACGCCGTAGTTCTACGTAGGCATTACGGACGCGCCCAAAACCATCAGACTGCTAGGCTATTGTCGGAGGTGGACGCAGCACCAAGCCGCGCATCGGCCTCTCCGAACGATGAACAGTCGCTTCGGCACCGTAGCTCTAGGAGGTTCACCATGTTCACTCGCACACTGCACACAGCCGCCGTGCTCGGTGTCATCACGGCGACGATCATCGGTCTCGCCGCGGCGAGCCCGGCAAGCGCCGCTCCGCGCGTCACGTTCAGCGCGCTGGTTCCTGTGGCGCCGATCAACGTCATGCAGACGGCCGCTGCCGGCAACACGTGCCCGGACCCCGACTCCAGCGCCCACGTGACGGATATATACCCGACTCAGTGGTTCAAGCTGATCTCCGCGCAGACCAACCATGCGAGCGTCCAGCTCCAGGTCGACCTTGACTCGGTCGGCAACGTGCTGCAGGCTCGCGTCACCAGCTCATCCGGCAACACGCTCTTGGACCAACAGGCGCTTCTTGAAGCACGCAACTCCAAGTACGCGCCGGAAGTGCACAACTGCAACTCGTTCAAGCAATCGTATTACGTCGAGATCACGTTCGACAACCCGATGGCCGTCATCCCAGAGAACGGCGCCAGCGCCCGCCATCTGGCCCAGTGATCGGCTCCGGACACGACATAACCGTTCTTGATCCACGCACGTCACCGCCGGACCAACCCGGCGGTGACTTCTTGTCATAAGGGCTACGTATTTCTGCGGACGCGTCGTCCCGCCAGATGCGCTAGAATCTCACCGTGGACGCCTCGACGTGACGATCGGCATTCTTGTGAATGACGATCTGACAAAGAACCCTGCGGTGCGCCGTCTTTGGAATGCGTACGCGACCGCCGCGTCGCTCAAGCGGGCCAAGTTCACCGTCTTCAGCCTTGGCGATAGCGCCGAGCTGGCGGACGAGCTTCTCGCGCTTGTTTTCGCGGGGATCAAGCGAGCCCGCACGAGCCTTCCGCGTGAGTTCACCGCTAAGGGCTGGCCATTACCGAAGCCCGGAGACTTTAGCATTATCCTGGACGGCGCCGGCGTGCCGCGCTGCATCATCCGCGCGGTTCACGTCGAGACCAAACCGATGGGCGACGTCGACGAGCATTTCGCCTGGGAGAACGGCGGCGGGGACCGCAGTCTCGCCTGGTGGATGTCTGCACACACGCGGTATTTCCGGCGGCAAGGCGCGCGAGAAGGTTTCGCGGTGGACAAAGACACGGAAGTCGTGCTCGAGCGTTTTCAGGTCGTCTGGCCGCCCGAGTTCGCGGATCGTCATGCGCTGGATTGACCGCCCGAAGAAGGGCGCGGCAACGCGACCTCTGAACCGTCGGGCCTCCATGGAAAACGGGTGCCGGCACTTTCGAGTGTTCGCAAGTCTCGCTTTGGTCGCCGCTATAGGGGCGCTTGGCGCCGCCTGCGCGAGCGGCGGCGGGGGCCCCGGGTGCGTAGGTCCCTGCCAGACATCGACGCCCACACCAACGCCACAGCAGGTCATCGGTTGCAATGCGA contains these protein-coding regions:
- a CDS encoding TonB family protein, whose product is MFTRTLHTAAVLGVITATIIGLAAASPASAAPRVTFSALVPVAPINVMQTAAAGNTCPDPDSSAHVTDIYPTQWFKLISAQTNHASVQLQVDLDSVGNVLQARVTSSSGNTLLDQQALLEARNSKYAPEVHNCNSFKQSYYVEITFDNPMAVIPENGASARHLAQ
- a CDS encoding ASCH domain-containing protein, coding for MTIGILVNDDLTKNPAVRRLWNAYATAASLKRAKFTVFSLGDSAELADELLALVFAGIKRARTSLPREFTAKGWPLPKPGDFSIILDGAGVPRCIIRAVHVETKPMGDVDEHFAWENGGGDRSLAWWMSAHTRYFRRQGAREGFAVDKDTEVVLERFQVVWPPEFADRHALD